A DNA window from Pseudobdellovibrionaceae bacterium contains the following coding sequences:
- a CDS encoding ferredoxin yields MPDKNNKFKENVSGAFYVDKDCIACDACCLAAVEHFEIHEDDGHAFVKKQPQTKKETEDCQEALEACPVEAIGSDGEK; encoded by the coding sequence ATGCCTGACAAAAATAATAAGTTTAAAGAAAATGTTTCTGGCGCGTTTTATGTCGACAAAGACTGTATTGCCTGCGACGCCTGTTGCCTTGCTGCTGTGGAGCATTTTGAAATTCATGAAGACGATGGCCATGCCTTTGTTAAAAAACAACCACAAACAAAGAAAGAAACAGAAGATTGCCAAGAAGCTTTAGAGGCTTGCCCCGTGGAGGCTATCGGAAGTGACGGCGAAAAGTAA
- a CDS encoding UvrD-helicase domain-containing protein — translation MPSGRQILATKVIRAGAGTGKTTSLVKQVFQIYQSCKKKTQKEPTIVLTTFSRKATEELRERLLEIASKDRNYEFLTYLSSDKILITTIDALCFKFLTKNAISIGYPLIINIVEDVELKKIIKQYLFTITQNNKKYLPLFNIFSFEDLFTIMQQFYIAKMENPSVGTATKEVQRQSYIKKAKQLLESQRQELLSALKEDLQETFSSFYQGQLNFVNQAVDFLSKEKLTSLADCCDQAQKEFPAIRYNQKSNISKEAHRAITENIKKIVKNFSSEGLSSQKQLWDWNEKMHLCLESLLQEVWIKLEAYKKAEGKLTISDLLLLTLKTINEFPHLGVEFSKAWDYGLIDEYQDTSFSQEKVLSALIGRAKQTIVGDPQQSIYFFRGSRKEVFEDKEEKAKANNQISYLKVNYRSEPSLVYFFNDFFNQFNGEFNECLPHKEVESSPSNIFFNSVSNKEAELKAAYDYIQSLLRQGVKANEIVILARTSTALKAFSVFFKKQSLPFYYHGEASFFSLNEVRDLQALLRFFILPEDNVNFLHLLRSPWFAMEDQVIADTIQQLNAKSTKESYYSYFFKKHFKHTSLLFLLSTVKEFHKLGAVHALYFFIANSDIVKSSLFYDSSGRREANIWKFLVQLVQKNRVSNFNILNSGVTNFDLDNLDSEAEAAPIFLSNQIQMMTIHKSKGLKFDHVILINLKSKIKKTTDSGANKLFVVDEKKTTWTSPFKKNFSDKKAHNMYGQQIMSEQSQLEVEEEERLFYVALTRAAKSIYLSWVDDCKKKEEKADEKKAGEKEAGQEKADEKKKAVKTMDQSSWAGVCENFLKKHSWSTVSGFDKTPDKKIFRSEKYNIIKNHIELGTLKSTEKKQADNKASTKIKSLVTEEKPPSTRAACNKAKSETKAKSETKAKSENKAKSENKAKSENKKELKLASFTVSNLMQFLAEKKFIKKVEGKNNNTESNLFSTQQKFKNMVEQGVKGTYWHSLLEHFVFLLKSNEDTAEVVKELKSLYNLSKHNITEQQLDEVINFLVKDSKLPFLEIVKNSFIEWEFQFCFFSQYNIEGKIDLWGKEKDNIWVIDYKFGSSSNTELFFNQLELYAQAISLKWPNKTIQMALLYPLEKKSVVKPFQGVTEKKLLFAVTSDSLHGASL, via the coding sequence ATGCCGAGCGGCAGACAAATTTTAGCAACAAAGGTAATACGAGCAGGGGCGGGTACGGGAAAAACCACAAGCCTTGTTAAGCAGGTGTTTCAAATTTATCAAAGTTGTAAAAAGAAAACTCAAAAAGAACCGACAATAGTTTTAACTACATTTTCTAGAAAGGCGACAGAAGAATTGCGAGAAAGGTTGTTAGAAATTGCCTCTAAAGATAGAAACTATGAATTTTTAACTTATTTAAGTTCTGATAAAATATTAATTACCACTATAGATGCACTATGTTTTAAATTTTTAACTAAAAACGCAATTAGTATAGGTTATCCCTTAATTATTAACATTGTAGAAGATGTAGAGTTAAAAAAAATTATTAAACAATATTTATTTACTATCACACAAAACAACAAAAAATACTTGCCACTATTTAATATTTTCTCTTTTGAAGATTTATTTACTATTATGCAACAGTTTTATATAGCTAAAATGGAAAACCCTTCTGTGGGCACAGCCACTAAAGAAGTGCAAAGGCAAAGCTATATAAAAAAGGCTAAGCAATTACTAGAAAGCCAAAGGCAAGAGTTGTTAAGCGCTTTAAAGGAAGACTTGCAAGAAACATTTAGTAGCTTTTATCAAGGGCAATTAAATTTTGTAAATCAGGCTGTGGATTTTTTGAGTAAAGAAAAACTAACTTCACTGGCAGATTGCTGTGACCAAGCTCAAAAAGAATTTCCCGCTATAAGGTATAATCAAAAATCAAATATCAGCAAAGAGGCTCATAGGGCAATTACAGAAAATATAAAAAAGATAGTAAAAAATTTTTCTAGCGAAGGTCTTTCTAGTCAAAAGCAATTGTGGGATTGGAATGAAAAAATGCACTTGTGTTTAGAAAGTTTGCTACAAGAAGTTTGGATCAAGTTAGAGGCGTATAAAAAAGCAGAAGGAAAGCTTACGATATCTGACCTTTTGCTATTGACTTTAAAAACTATAAATGAATTTCCTCACTTGGGGGTAGAGTTTTCTAAGGCGTGGGACTACGGGTTGATTGACGAATACCAAGACACCTCTTTTTCTCAAGAAAAGGTGCTTTCTGCTTTAATAGGTAGGGCCAAACAAACTATTGTTGGAGACCCACAGCAAAGTATTTATTTTTTTCGAGGGTCTAGAAAAGAAGTTTTTGAAGACAAAGAAGAAAAAGCAAAAGCTAATAATCAAATTAGTTATTTAAAGGTTAACTATCGCTCCGAACCCAGCTTAGTTTATTTTTTTAATGATTTTTTTAATCAATTTAATGGAGAGTTTAATGAATGTTTGCCACACAAAGAAGTAGAAAGCAGCCCATCTAATATTTTTTTTAACTCGGTTAGCAACAAAGAAGCAGAGTTAAAAGCAGCCTATGATTATATTCAAAGCTTGTTGCGGCAAGGAGTGAAGGCTAACGAAATAGTTATTTTGGCAAGAACGAGCACTGCCTTAAAGGCTTTTTCTGTATTTTTTAAAAAACAATCCCTTCCTTTTTATTATCATGGAGAGGCTTCTTTTTTTAGTTTAAATGAAGTTAGAGACTTACAAGCTTTGCTACGATTTTTTATTCTTCCAGAGGATAATGTTAATTTTTTACACTTATTGCGAAGTCCATGGTTTGCTATGGAAGATCAGGTGATTGCAGACACTATCCAGCAGTTAAATGCAAAGAGCACAAAAGAAAGCTATTATAGCTATTTTTTTAAAAAGCATTTTAAGCATACCTCTTTGCTGTTTTTACTTTCGACTGTAAAAGAATTTCACAAACTGGGAGCAGTACATGCATTGTATTTTTTTATTGCTAATAGCGATATTGTTAAGAGCTCTTTATTTTATGATTCCAGTGGAAGGCGAGAGGCTAATATTTGGAAGTTCTTGGTACAGCTAGTTCAAAAAAATAGAGTTAGCAATTTTAATATTTTAAACAGTGGGGTGACCAACTTTGATTTAGACAATTTAGACTCCGAAGCAGAAGCGGCGCCTATTTTTTTATCTAATCAAATACAAATGATGACTATTCATAAATCTAAAGGTTTAAAATTCGATCATGTTATTTTAATAAATTTAAAATCTAAAATTAAAAAGACTACAGACAGTGGTGCAAATAAGTTATTTGTAGTAGACGAAAAAAAAACCACATGGACCAGTCCATTTAAAAAAAATTTTTCTGATAAAAAAGCACACAATATGTATGGGCAGCAAATTATGTCCGAACAAAGCCAATTAGAAGTGGAAGAAGAAGAAAGGTTATTTTATGTAGCTTTAACTCGAGCTGCAAAATCTATCTATTTATCATGGGTAGATGATTGCAAAAAAAAGGAAGAGAAAGCAGACGAAAAAAAAGCAGGCGAAAAGGAAGCAGGCCAAGAGAAAGCAGACGAAAAGAAAAAGGCCGTTAAAACCATGGACCAATCCTCTTGGGCTGGGGTGTGTGAAAATTTTTTAAAAAAACACTCTTGGAGCACAGTAAGTGGCTTTGATAAAACGCCGGATAAAAAAATATTTCGATCCGAAAAATATAATATTATAAAAAACCACATAGAGCTCGGTACTTTAAAAAGTACCGAAAAAAAACAAGCAGACAATAAAGCATCGACAAAAATAAAAAGCCTTGTTACAGAAGAAAAACCACCATCAACAAGGGCAGCTTGCAACAAAGCCAAAAGCGAAACCAAAGCCAAAAGCGAAACCAAAGCCAAAAGTGAAAACAAAGCCAAAAGTGAAAACAAAGCCAAAAGTGAAAACAAAAAAGAGCTAAAGCTAGCCTCGTTTACGGTTAGTAACCTTATGCAGTTTTTAGCAGAAAAAAAGTTTATAAAAAAAGTAGAAGGCAAAAACAATAACACAGAAAGCAATCTTTTTTCTACACAACAGAAGTTTAAGAACATGGTAGAGCAAGGTGTAAAGGGCACTTATTGGCATAGTCTTTTAGAGCATTTCGTATTTTTGCTAAAAAGCAATGAAGATACAGCAGAAGTAGTAAAAGAGTTAAAATCTTTATATAATTTATCAAAGCATAATATTACAGAACAACAACTAGATGAGGTAATAAATTTTTTAGTAAAAGACTCTAAGCTTCCCTTTTTAGAGATTGTTAAAAATAGTTTTATTGAATGGGAATTTCAGTTTTGTTTTTTTTCTCAATATAATATAGAGGGAAAAATAGATTTATGGGGAAAGGAGAAAGATAACATTTGGGTTATAGATTATAAATTTGGTAGTTCGTCTAATACCGAGCTATTTTTTAATCAATTAGAATTGTATGCTCAAGCTATTAGTTTAAAATGGCCTAATAAAACTATTCAAATGGCCTTGCTGTATCCTTTAGAAAAGAAAAGTGTTGTAAAACCTTTTCAAGGAGTTACAGAAAAAAAATTACTTTTCGCCGTCACTTCCGATAGCCTCCACGGGGCAAGCCTCTAA